A stretch of the Clarias gariepinus isolate MV-2021 ecotype Netherlands chromosome 26, CGAR_prim_01v2, whole genome shotgun sequence genome encodes the following:
- the LOC128513995 gene encoding free fatty acid receptor 3-like, with the protein MKWKDNPELSNLVLAVDGITLITGLPANLVALYTFVQKVRHRPTPIDVLLLSLTISDLIFLFFLMFRMKEAADMDWTLPQFLCPLSGFFFYTTIYNSTFLLTAISVERYLGVAFPIKYKLKRHPRNAVIASAIFWMVSMAHCSIVYIIQYYKPSEVNNTCYDEFSVEQLKILLPVRLELFAVLFCIPFIICCFCYVKFIHILSRLPNIKAKKRFRAIGLALATLLVFIICFMPYNVSHVVGFIQNASPDWRAYALLPSTLNACLDPLIFYFTSSALRATVKKLIYGSNKRMHPSCCRKLLNCPKLSCIAREESTQSSNDSTL; encoded by the coding sequence ATGAAGTGGAAGGACAATCCTGAACTAAGCAATTTGGTCCTGGCGGTGGATGGTATCACACTGATCACCGGCCTTCCTGCCAACCTGGTGGCTCTCTACACCTTTGTTCAAAAAGTGAGGCATCGACCTACGCCCATTGACGTGCTCTTGCTCAGCCTCACAATATCAGACCTgatcttccttttctttcttatgtTCCGTATGAAAGAAGCTGCCGACATGGACTGGACCCTTCCGCAGTTTCTCTGTCCTCTTTCGGGATTCTTCttttacacaaccatttatAACAGCACGTTTCTCTTGACGGCTATCAGTGTGGAGCGCTATCTAGGAGTGGCCTTTCCAATCAAGTACAAACTCAAACGACATCCACGAAACGCTGTGATTGCCAGTGCCATATTCTGGATGGTTTCCATGGCTCATTGCAGTATTGTCTATATTATTCAGTACTACAAACCCAGTGAGGTAAATAATACCTGCTATGACGAGTTTAGCGTCGAACAGTTGAAAATTCTTTTGCCTGTCCGTTTGGAATTGTTTGCTGTGCTGTTCTGTATACCTTTCATCATCTGCTGCTTCTGCTACGTGAAATTCATCCACATTCTCTCCCGCTTACCCAACATTAAAGCTAAGAAGCGTTTCAGGGCCATCGGGCTTGCCCTAGCCACCCTCCTGGTCTTTATCATCTGCTTCATGCCTTACAATGTGTCCCATGTTGTGGGTTTTATTCAAAATGCCAGTCCTGACTGGAGAGCGTATGCCCTGCTCCCCAGCACCCTGAATGCCTGTTTGGACCctctgattttttatttcaccTCTTCAGCACTTCGGGCAACTGTAAAAAAGCTGATATATGGATCCAACAAGCGGATGCATCCTTCCTGCTGCCGGAAATTGCTCAACTGTCCCAAGTTGAGCTGTATTGCACGTGAAGAAAGCACACAGAGTTCTAATGACTCTACTCTCTAG